In the Gemmatimonadaceae bacterium genome, one interval contains:
- a CDS encoding MerR family transcriptional regulator has protein sequence MAQLTISEVGNRVGLRPSALRYYEEIGILQPPARVHGQRRYDNAALHRLAVIQRARSLGFSLREIRTLLHEFPTDAPPAERWATLARQKLDQLATLMSRMKDRESLLQRQGTCTCKSLDECGRCLTEASVTES, from the coding sequence ATGGCCCAGCTCACAATCTCGGAGGTCGGCAATCGCGTTGGCCTCCGGCCGTCGGCGCTCCGCTACTACGAGGAGATCGGTATTCTCCAGCCGCCCGCCCGCGTACACGGCCAGCGACGCTATGACAACGCGGCGCTCCATCGTTTGGCGGTGATTCAGCGGGCTCGCTCCCTTGGGTTTTCACTACGCGAGATTCGAACGCTCCTCCACGAATTCCCTACAGACGCTCCCCCGGCGGAGCGTTGGGCGACCCTGGCGCGACAGAAGCTCGATCAGCTGGCAACCCTCATGTCGCGCATGAAGGACAGGGAGTCGTTGCTTCAGCGCCAAGGGACGTGCACCTGTAAATCGCTCGATGAGTGCGGACGCTGTCTCACGGAAGCGAGTGTCACGGAGTCCTGA
- a CDS encoding VOC family protein: MKRVTGIGGIFFKAKDPKSLGAWYKTHLGIDVQTWGGAAFDWNGPDNPEGAGTTAWTLFPADTQHFAPSAAPFMVNYRVADLHALLAALRSEGVQVEERVDESEYGKFGWVVDPEGNKVELWQPPDGG, encoded by the coding sequence ATGAAGCGAGTGACAGGTATCGGTGGCATCTTCTTCAAGGCCAAGGACCCAAAGAGTTTGGGTGCTTGGTACAAGACCCACCTGGGCATCGACGTCCAGACGTGGGGCGGCGCGGCCTTCGATTGGAACGGGCCAGACAATCCCGAAGGGGCTGGGACGACGGCGTGGACCCTCTTTCCTGCCGACACCCAACACTTCGCTCCAAGCGCTGCGCCGTTCATGGTCAACTACCGCGTCGCCGACCTGCACGCACTGCTTGCCGCGCTTCGATCGGAGGGCGTGCAAGTCGAAGAACGGGTCGACGAATCCGAGTACGGAAAGTTCGGTTGGGTGGTCGACCCAGAGGGCAATAAAGTCGAGCTGTGGCAGCCACCTGACGGGGGGTAA